In Synechococcus sp. CB0101, a genomic segment contains:
- a CDS encoding 2Fe-2S iron-sulfur cluster-binding protein: MPVIRFVREGRDVECYPGENLREVALREGIALYGLKGQLGNCGGCGQCITCFVDVVGESSPGSLSGRTAVEDQKLRRRPQTWRLACQTLVNQSVLVVTKPQTGLSDLDQKVNQAKAQPLPAGPTAWPVQESEDDDDAETSSGDAASGQTTTSDEEA, from the coding sequence ATGCCCGTGATTCGGTTTGTTCGCGAAGGTCGCGACGTGGAGTGCTACCCGGGTGAAAACCTGCGGGAGGTGGCCCTGCGCGAGGGCATCGCCCTCTACGGCCTGAAGGGCCAGCTCGGCAATTGCGGCGGCTGCGGCCAGTGCATCACCTGTTTTGTGGATGTGGTGGGCGAAAGCAGCCCCGGCAGCCTCAGCGGCCGCACCGCTGTGGAAGACCAGAAGCTGCGCCGGCGCCCGCAAACCTGGCGCCTGGCGTGCCAGACCCTGGTGAACCAATCCGTGCTGGTGGTCACCAAGCCGCAAACCGGCCTCAGCGATCTCGATCAGAAGGTGAATCAGGCCAAGGCCCAGCCGCTGCCGGCAGGCCCCACGGCCTGGCCAGTGCAGGAAAGCGAAGACGATGACGACGCAGAAACCAGTTCCGGCGATGCGGCGTCTGGCCAAACCACTACGAGCGATGAAGAGGCCTGA
- a CDS encoding acyl-CoA thioesterase, translated as MTEQQQPQPWRLIRRVLPQHTDHAGVMWHGAYLSWLEEARVEALSAAGLAYADLSAEGLELPVVSLSIQYRQALLHGEEVCVCSWVLARQGVKLPWRSAFLKADGSVAAEASVELVLVDLSAGAGQRKLMRRLPQTLSQALQQLERGPD; from the coding sequence GTGACGGAGCAACAACAACCGCAACCCTGGCGCCTGATCCGGCGCGTGCTGCCCCAACACACCGACCATGCCGGCGTGATGTGGCACGGAGCCTATTTGAGCTGGCTCGAGGAAGCCCGCGTGGAAGCTCTCAGCGCCGCCGGCCTGGCCTACGCGGATCTATCGGCAGAAGGCCTGGAATTGCCGGTGGTGAGCCTCTCCATCCAGTACCGCCAGGCCCTTCTCCATGGCGAGGAGGTGTGCGTGTGCAGCTGGGTGCTGGCGCGGCAAGGGGTGAAGCTGCCTTGGCGCAGCGCCTTCCTCAAAGCCGATGGCAGCGTGGCAGCCGAGGCCTCGGTGGAGCTGGTGCTGGTGGATTTGTCAGCCGGAGCGGGGCAACGCAAGCTGATGCGCCGACTCCCCCAGACCCTGAGCCAAGCCCTCCAACAACTGGAGCGAGGCCCAGACTGA
- the psbB gene encoding photosystem II chlorophyll-binding protein CP47, with the protein MGLPWYRVHTVVINDPGRLLAVHLMHTALVAGWAGSMALYELAIFDPSDPVLNPMWRQGMFVMPFMARLGVTGSWGGWSITGETGVDPGFWSFEGVAAAHIILSGLLFLAAIWHWTYWDLEIWQDPRTGEPALDLPKIFGIHLLLAGLACFGFGAFHLTGVFGPGMWVSDPYGITGHLEPVQPSWGPEGFNPFNPGGIVAHHIAAGIVGIIAGIFHITTRPPERLYKALRMGNIETVLSSAIAAVFFAAFVVAGTMWYGAAATPVELFGPTRYQWDQGYFKTEINRRVQTALDNGATKEQAYASIPEKLAFYDYVGNSPAKGGLFRVGPMVNGDGLPTGWLGHIAFTDKDGRDLEVRRLPNFFENFPVVLEDNQGIVRADIPFRRAEAKYSFEQTGVTATVYGGALNGQTFTDPADVKRLARKAQLGEAFEFDRETYHSDGTFRSSPRGWFTFGHACFALLFFFGHIWHGARTLYRDVFAGIDPDLGEQVEFGLFQKLGDRSTRRLPEGYVPPAGTTLS; encoded by the coding sequence ATGGGATTGCCCTGGTATCGGGTGCACACGGTCGTGATCAACGACCCGGGCCGATTGTTGGCCGTGCACCTCATGCACACCGCTCTGGTAGCCGGCTGGGCCGGCTCCATGGCGCTCTACGAGCTGGCCATCTTCGATCCCTCCGACCCGGTGCTCAACCCGATGTGGCGCCAGGGCATGTTTGTGATGCCGTTCATGGCCCGCTTGGGTGTGACCGGTAGCTGGGGTGGCTGGAGCATCACCGGTGAAACCGGTGTGGACCCCGGCTTCTGGAGCTTCGAAGGTGTGGCAGCTGCTCACATCATTCTCAGCGGCCTGCTCTTCCTGGCCGCCATCTGGCACTGGACCTACTGGGATCTGGAGATCTGGCAGGACCCTCGCACCGGCGAGCCTGCTCTCGACCTCCCCAAGATCTTCGGGATCCACCTGCTGCTCGCAGGCCTGGCCTGCTTCGGTTTCGGCGCCTTCCACCTCACGGGTGTGTTCGGCCCGGGTATGTGGGTGTCAGACCCCTATGGCATCACTGGTCATCTCGAGCCGGTGCAGCCCTCCTGGGGACCTGAAGGCTTCAACCCCTTCAACCCGGGCGGCATCGTGGCCCACCACATCGCCGCTGGCATCGTCGGCATCATCGCCGGCATCTTCCACATCACCACCCGTCCGCCCGAGCGCCTGTACAAGGCGCTGCGCATGGGCAACATCGAAACGGTGCTCTCCAGCGCCATTGCCGCTGTGTTCTTCGCCGCCTTCGTCGTGGCCGGAACCATGTGGTACGGCGCAGCTGCGACTCCCGTTGAGCTGTTCGGCCCCACCCGCTACCAGTGGGACCAGGGCTACTTCAAGACTGAAATCAACCGTCGCGTGCAAACCGCGCTCGACAACGGCGCTACCAAGGAACAGGCCTACGCCTCGATCCCTGAGAAGCTCGCCTTCTACGACTACGTGGGCAACAGCCCTGCCAAGGGCGGTCTGTTCCGCGTCGGTCCGATGGTGAATGGCGACGGCCTGCCCACCGGCTGGCTGGGTCACATTGCCTTCACCGACAAGGACGGCCGCGATCTGGAAGTGCGCCGCCTGCCCAACTTCTTCGAGAACTTCCCTGTGGTGCTCGAAGACAACCAGGGCATCGTTCGCGCTGACATCCCATTCCGCCGTGCTGAAGCGAAGTACTCCTTCGAGCAGACCGGTGTGACGGCCACCGTCTACGGCGGTGCCCTGAATGGTCAGACCTTCACCGATCCCGCAGACGTGAAGCGCCTGGCTCGTAAGGCTCAGCTTGGCGAAGCCTTCGAGTTCGATCGCGAGACCTACCACTCCGACGGCACCTTCCGCAGCTCACCCCGCGGCTGGTTCACCTTCGGCCACGCCTGCTTCGCGCTGCTGTTCTTCTTCGGTCACATCTGGCACGGTGCTCGCACCCTGTACCGCGACGTGTTCGCCGGTATTGACCCGGATCTGGGCGAACAGGTGGAATTCGGTCTGTTCCAGAAGCTGGGCGACCGTTCCACCCGCCGCCTGCCGGAGGGCTACGTGCCCCCCGCTGGCACCACCCTCAGCTGA
- a CDS encoding 30S ribosomal protein S1 codes for MTVTPSELTTSEQELAVDQDFAADAAAELELGIPEEVPSADDSSSRNAGRDLDGVGFTLDEFASLLSKYDYNFKPGDVVKGTVFAIEPKGSMIDIGAKTAAFMPMQEVSINRVESISDVLEPGEEREFFILSEENEDGQLTLSIRRIEYQRAWERVRQLQKEDATIYSEVFATNRGGALVRVEGLRGFIPGSHISTRKPKEELVADFLPLKFLEVDEERNRLVLSHRRALVERKMNRLEVGEVVIGTVRGIKPYGAFIDIGGVSGLLHISEISHEHIETPHTVLNVNDQMKVMIIDLDAERGRISLSTKALEPEPGDMLTDPQKVFEKAEEMAARYKQMLLEQAEDNEPMGVTLD; via the coding sequence ATGACCGTGACCCCTTCCGAACTCACCACCAGCGAGCAGGAGCTCGCCGTGGATCAGGATTTCGCCGCTGACGCGGCTGCTGAGCTTGAACTCGGCATTCCGGAAGAGGTGCCCAGTGCCGACGACTCCAGCAGCCGTAACGCCGGCCGCGATCTCGACGGTGTGGGCTTCACCCTGGATGAGTTCGCCTCGCTGCTGAGCAAGTACGACTACAACTTCAAGCCTGGCGACGTGGTGAAGGGCACCGTGTTCGCCATCGAGCCCAAGGGTTCGATGATCGACATCGGCGCGAAGACCGCCGCCTTCATGCCCATGCAGGAGGTGTCGATCAACCGGGTGGAGAGCATCAGCGATGTGCTCGAGCCCGGTGAAGAGCGCGAGTTCTTCATCCTCAGCGAAGAGAACGAAGACGGTCAGCTCACCCTCTCGATCCGCCGGATCGAATATCAGCGCGCCTGGGAGCGCGTGCGTCAGCTGCAGAAGGAAGACGCCACCATCTACAGCGAAGTGTTTGCCACCAACCGCGGTGGTGCGCTGGTGCGGGTGGAAGGTCTGCGCGGCTTCATCCCCGGCAGCCACATCAGCACCCGCAAGCCCAAGGAAGAGCTGGTGGCCGACTTCCTCCCCCTCAAGTTCCTCGAGGTGGACGAAGAGCGCAACCGCCTGGTGCTCAGCCATCGCCGCGCCCTGGTGGAGCGCAAGATGAACCGCCTCGAGGTGGGCGAAGTGGTGATCGGTACCGTCCGCGGCATCAAGCCCTACGGCGCCTTCATCGACATCGGTGGTGTCAGCGGCCTGCTGCACATCTCTGAGATCAGCCACGAGCACATCGAGACACCGCACACGGTGCTCAACGTGAACGATCAGATGAAGGTGATGATCATCGATCTCGACGCCGAGCGTGGTCGGATCTCCCTGTCCACCAAGGCCCTCGAGCCCGAGCCCGGCGACATGCTCACCGACCCCCAGAAGGTGTTCGAGAAGGCCGAGGAGATGGCTGCCCGCTACAAGCAGATGCTGCTCGAGCAGGCCGAAGACAACGAGCCCATGGGCGTCACCCTCGACTGA
- the prmC gene encoding peptide chain release factor N(5)-glutamine methyltransferase — protein MATTLAAAELLQWRRRQLEAGGEASQLDWLLDLEGGIRWQTLQQLRLYPDQSVELEAPLPRLELLWQQHLNSGTPLQYLVGRCPWRDLELEVQPGALIPRQETELLVELAEQRLSSSGDAPSGASPLHWADLGTGSGCLAVALGRCWPGSRGVAVDQSSEALALAQRNLSKHHLLERVELRQGNWWAPLADWAGQLDLVISNPPYIPTAVWKQLEPTVRDHEPALALDGGGDGLEAIRAIAAGAAAHLAPGGWLLLEHHHDQSEAVLALLNGAGLEQVSPHRDLEGIWRFASGQRPGATP, from the coding sequence ATGGCCACCACGCTTGCCGCAGCTGAACTTCTGCAGTGGCGGCGCAGGCAGCTGGAGGCCGGTGGTGAAGCCAGCCAGCTCGATTGGCTCTTGGATCTCGAAGGCGGCATCCGCTGGCAAACCCTGCAGCAGCTGCGGCTGTATCCGGATCAATCCGTGGAGCTGGAGGCGCCGCTGCCGCGGTTGGAGTTGCTCTGGCAGCAGCACCTGAACAGCGGTACGCCCTTGCAATACCTGGTGGGGCGATGCCCCTGGCGCGATCTGGAACTGGAGGTGCAGCCTGGCGCCCTGATCCCGCGCCAAGAAACAGAACTGCTGGTCGAGCTGGCGGAGCAACGGCTGAGCAGCAGTGGCGATGCACCAAGCGGAGCAAGCCCGCTGCACTGGGCTGATCTGGGCACCGGCTCTGGATGCCTGGCGGTAGCCCTGGGCCGCTGCTGGCCGGGGAGCCGCGGGGTGGCGGTCGATCAATCGAGCGAAGCGCTGGCACTGGCGCAGCGAAATCTCAGCAAGCACCACCTGCTTGAACGCGTGGAGCTTCGGCAGGGCAACTGGTGGGCCCCACTGGCGGACTGGGCGGGCCAGCTGGATCTGGTGATCTCGAATCCTCCCTACATCCCAACAGCGGTGTGGAAGCAACTGGAGCCCACCGTGCGCGATCACGAACCAGCACTAGCCCTTGATGGCGGAGGTGATGGCCTTGAGGCCATCAGAGCCATCGCAGCGGGTGCAGCTGCCCATCTCGCCCCGGGCGGATGGTTGCTGCTGGAGCACCACCACGACCAAAGCGAGGCCGTTTTGGCCCTGCTCAATGGGGCCGGGCTGGAGCAGGTGAGCCCCCACCGCGACCTCGAAGGAATCTGGCGCTTCGCCAGCGGCCAGCGGCCAGGCGCTACACCCTGA
- the psaB gene encoding photosystem I core protein PsaB: MATKFPSFSQGLAQDPTTRRIWYGIATAHDFESHDGMTEEKLYQKLFSTHFGHLAIIGLWVSGNLFHVAWQGNFEQWVADPLHVRPIAHAIWDPHFGQGAITAFTQAGASSPVNIAYSGVYHWWYTIGMRTNAELYQGSIFMMILSAWALFAGWLHLQPKFRPSLAWFKNAESRLNHHLAVLFGFSSIAWAGHLVHVAIPESRGQHVGWDNFLNVLPHPAGLAPFFTGNWGVYAQNPDTAYQVFGTSEGAGTAILTFLGGFHPQSEALWLTDIAHHHLAIGCLFVIAGHMYRTNFGIGHSIREILEAHNPPKGTPGDLGAGHKGLYDTINNSLHFQLGLALASLGVVTSLVAQHMYSMPSYAFIAKDYTTQAALYTHHQYIAIFLMCGAFAHGAIFFIRDYDPEANKDNVLARMLEHKEAIISHLSWVSLFLGFHTLGLYVHNDVVVAFGTPEKQILVEPVFAQFVQAASGKAMYGFDVLLSNGASAASNASAAYMGGWMDAINDGGNDLFLQIGPGDFLVHHAIALGLHTTTLILVKGALDARGSKLMPDKKDFGYSFPCDGPGRGGTCDISAWDAFYLAVFWALNTVGWLTFYWHWKHLAIWQGNVAQFNESSTYLMGWFRDYLWLNSSQLINGYNPYGSNNLAVWAWMFLFGHLIWATGFMFLISWRGYWQELIETIVWAHQRTPLANLVGWRDKPVALSIVQARVVGLAHFTVGYFVTYAAFLIASTSGKFG, from the coding sequence ATGGCAACGAAATTTCCTTCGTTCAGCCAGGGTCTGGCACAGGACCCGACAACCCGTCGTATTTGGTACGGGATCGCCACGGCTCACGACTTCGAGAGCCATGACGGAATGACGGAGGAGAAGCTTTACCAAAAGCTCTTCTCCACCCACTTCGGTCACCTCGCGATCATCGGCCTCTGGGTTTCGGGCAACCTGTTCCACGTCGCCTGGCAGGGCAACTTCGAGCAGTGGGTCGCCGATCCTCTGCATGTCCGTCCCATCGCTCACGCGATCTGGGATCCCCACTTCGGCCAAGGCGCCATCACGGCCTTCACTCAGGCTGGCGCCTCCTCCCCGGTGAACATTGCGTACTCCGGCGTGTACCACTGGTGGTACACCATCGGCATGCGCACCAACGCCGAGCTGTATCAGGGTTCCATCTTCATGATGATCCTGTCGGCCTGGGCTCTGTTCGCTGGCTGGCTGCACCTGCAGCCCAAGTTCCGGCCTTCCCTGGCCTGGTTCAAGAACGCTGAATCCCGCCTGAACCACCACCTCGCGGTGCTGTTCGGCTTCAGCTCCATCGCTTGGGCCGGTCACCTCGTGCACGTGGCGATTCCTGAATCCCGCGGTCAGCACGTGGGTTGGGACAACTTCCTGAATGTGCTGCCTCACCCCGCGGGTCTGGCTCCGTTCTTCACCGGCAACTGGGGCGTTTATGCCCAGAACCCCGACACCGCCTACCAGGTGTTCGGTACTTCAGAAGGCGCAGGCACCGCCATCCTCACCTTCCTGGGTGGTTTCCACCCTCAGAGTGAGGCCCTCTGGCTCACCGACATTGCCCATCACCACCTGGCGATTGGCTGTCTGTTTGTGATTGCCGGCCACATGTACCGGACCAACTTCGGTATTGGCCACTCGATCCGCGAGATCCTCGAAGCCCACAACCCGCCCAAGGGCACCCCTGGTGACCTCGGCGCTGGCCACAAGGGTCTCTACGACACCATCAACAACTCGCTCCACTTCCAGCTCGGTCTGGCCCTGGCTTCCCTGGGCGTTGTGACCAGCCTGGTGGCGCAGCACATGTATTCGATGCCGTCCTACGCGTTCATCGCGAAGGACTACACCACGCAGGCTGCGCTTTACACCCACCACCAGTACATCGCCATCTTCCTGATGTGCGGTGCCTTCGCTCACGGTGCGATCTTCTTCATCCGTGATTACGACCCCGAAGCCAACAAGGACAACGTCCTGGCTCGGATGCTCGAGCACAAAGAAGCGATCATCAGCCACCTGAGCTGGGTGTCTCTGTTCCTCGGTTTCCACACCCTGGGCCTCTACGTCCACAACGACGTGGTGGTGGCCTTCGGTACCCCCGAGAAGCAGATCCTGGTGGAGCCCGTGTTCGCACAGTTCGTGCAGGCCGCCTCTGGTAAGGCCATGTACGGCTTCGATGTGCTCCTCTCCAATGGCGCTAGCGCTGCTAGCAATGCCAGCGCCGCCTACATGGGCGGTTGGATGGATGCCATCAACGACGGTGGCAACGATCTGTTCCTGCAGATCGGCCCTGGCGACTTCCTGGTGCACCACGCCATCGCCCTGGGTCTGCACACCACCACCCTGATCCTGGTGAAGGGCGCCCTGGATGCCCGGGGTTCCAAGCTGATGCCCGACAAAAAGGACTTCGGCTACTCCTTCCCCTGCGACGGCCCCGGCCGTGGCGGCACCTGCGACATCAGTGCCTGGGACGCCTTCTATCTGGCTGTCTTCTGGGCCCTGAACACCGTGGGCTGGCTCACCTTCTACTGGCACTGGAAGCACCTCGCCATCTGGCAGGGCAACGTGGCTCAGTTCAACGAATCCAGCACCTATCTGATGGGCTGGTTCCGCGACTACCTGTGGCTCAACTCCTCTCAGCTGATCAACGGTTACAACCCGTATGGCAGCAACAACCTCGCCGTCTGGGCCTGGATGTTCCTGTTCGGTCACCTGATCTGGGCCACCGGCTTCATGTTCCTGATCTCCTGGCGCGGTTATTGGCAGGAACTGATCGAGACCATCGTCTGGGCTCACCAGCGCACTCCGCTCGCTAACCTGGTGGGCTGGCGCGACAAGCCCGTGGCTCTCTCGATCGTTCAGGCCCGTGTGGTTGGTCTGGCTCACTTCACCGTGGGCTACTTCGTGACCTACGCCGCCTTCCTGATCGCCTCAACTTCCGGCAAGTTCGGTTGA
- the nrdR gene encoding transcriptional regulator NrdR, with product MQCPSCQHTDSRVLESRSADSGRSVRRRRECLHCEFRFTTYERVETVPITVVKRNGSREAFNRNKLLHGLLRACEKTGLEPSRLETVVDELELQLQGRSGREVSSGDIGELVLVQLAEMSDVAYVRFASVYRQFQSVGDFVATLEGLQGASGRRSNAKRLAAVG from the coding sequence ATGCAGTGCCCTTCGTGCCAGCACACCGACAGCCGCGTTCTGGAATCGCGTTCTGCTGATTCCGGGCGCAGTGTGCGGCGTCGCCGTGAATGTCTGCATTGCGAGTTTCGTTTCACCACCTATGAACGGGTGGAAACGGTGCCGATCACCGTGGTGAAGCGCAATGGCAGCCGTGAAGCCTTCAATCGCAACAAGCTGCTGCATGGATTGCTGCGGGCTTGTGAAAAAACCGGTTTGGAGCCAAGCCGCCTCGAAACGGTGGTGGATGAGCTCGAGTTGCAGCTGCAGGGTCGCAGTGGTCGTGAAGTGAGCAGCGGCGATATTGGTGAGTTGGTGCTGGTGCAACTGGCTGAGATGAGCGATGTCGCTTATGTGCGCTTCGCCTCGGTGTATCGCCAGTTCCAGAGCGTGGGTGATTTCGTTGCCACGCTTGAGGGGCTCCAGGGCGCTTCAGGCCGGCGCAGCAACGCGAAGCGCTTAGCCGCAGTGGGCTGA
- a CDS encoding universal stress protein, with translation MFRNLLIADSGKGHVEEMVRMLRDIPAVKQARINLLHVVSEQAGENYAEHSQKAAGIVAEAVQRLGLNPAEVNTIIRQGDTKQTVLKVADELDADLIVMGSRGLGRLQSILSNSASQYVFQLSTRPMLLVRDDLYVRHINRVMVAVDGTGVGDDALRLACELVRDTPGASLTGIHISRQDITPSRGGKSPADELLEKAVQRARGYGVEMKAIHRTGDIGRGVCDAAAEEKSDLLVIASQDRRPLVARGLVDIDRLLGSSVSDYIRVHAPAPVLLVREPEGRR, from the coding sequence GTGTTCCGCAACCTTCTGATCGCCGATTCCGGCAAGGGCCACGTTGAAGAGATGGTGCGCATGCTGCGCGACATCCCGGCCGTGAAGCAGGCGCGAATCAACCTGCTGCATGTGGTGTCGGAGCAGGCCGGCGAGAACTACGCCGAGCATTCCCAGAAGGCGGCCGGCATCGTGGCCGAAGCCGTGCAGCGCCTTGGGCTCAATCCCGCGGAGGTGAACACGATCATCCGCCAGGGCGACACCAAGCAGACCGTGCTCAAGGTGGCCGATGAGCTCGATGCCGACCTGATCGTGATGGGCTCCCGCGGCTTGGGGCGGCTGCAATCAATCCTGAGCAACAGCGCCAGCCAGTACGTGTTTCAGCTCTCCACGCGGCCGATGCTGCTGGTGCGCGACGACCTCTATGTGCGCCATATCAACCGCGTGATGGTGGCGGTGGATGGCACCGGCGTGGGCGATGACGCCCTGCGGCTGGCCTGTGAGCTGGTGCGGGACACCCCTGGCGCCAGCCTCACCGGTATCCACATCAGCCGGCAAGACATCACCCCGTCCCGCGGTGGCAAATCTCCTGCCGATGAACTGCTGGAGAAAGCCGTGCAGCGGGCCCGTGGCTACGGCGTGGAGATGAAGGCCATCCACCGCACGGGCGACATTGGCCGTGGGGTGTGTGATGCGGCGGCTGAAGAAAAGTCGGATCTGCTGGTGATTGCCTCCCAGGATCGACGCCCCCTGGTGGCACGGGGCCTGGTGGATATCGATCGCCTGCTCGGCTCGTCGGTGAGCGATTACATCCGGGTGCATGCGCCGGCACCGGTGCTCCTGGTGCGTGAGCCGGAAGGTCGCCGCTGA
- a CDS encoding DNA-processing protein DprA, translated as MGELLRAPFAAASTAPKGSQKHRQLRAGRRQQRGHDPSVERERLWRLLWSSCPGIGWQRLERLEAMFGSLELAWGASAANLIHGLSGHTRLHQRELEALERYRSSHGPAPISEPPSAEQRQRWATPACLLPSDLTYPEAMLQLERPPLQLFWRGQGSRWSALSQSQAVAVVGTRRPSRHGLTMARQIGRALAEAGWPVVSGLAEGIDAAAHQGCLEAGGCPVGVLGTPLNRVYPRHHGQLQATVAEQGVLVSELPEGTPGRAGHFALRNRLQVGLAQALVLVECPANSGALHSAELAWELGMPIWVVPADAGRISAAGSNRWLQQGATPLLNPSDLTTSLGVGPLRPPRSSTAGPAAAPLLQREAALLAALGAGASLDQLCDRLRLAPGVISERLLRLELAGVLRSEPGLWWRPC; from the coding sequence ATGGGAGAACTGCTGCGGGCGCCATTCGCTGCGGCCAGCACGGCCCCCAAGGGTTCCCAGAAACACCGGCAGCTCCGAGCCGGCCGGCGGCAGCAGCGGGGGCACGATCCCAGCGTTGAACGCGAACGCCTATGGCGGCTGCTGTGGTCGAGCTGCCCTGGCATCGGCTGGCAGCGCTTGGAGCGACTGGAGGCGATGTTCGGCAGCCTTGAGCTGGCCTGGGGCGCCAGTGCAGCCAACCTGATCCATGGGCTGAGCGGCCACACGCGCCTGCACCAGCGGGAGCTCGAGGCGCTGGAGCGCTACCGCAGCAGCCACGGGCCAGCACCCATCAGTGAGCCACCCAGCGCGGAGCAACGGCAGCGCTGGGCAACGCCCGCATGCCTGCTCCCCTCTGATCTCACCTACCCGGAGGCCATGCTGCAGCTCGAGCGACCACCGCTTCAGCTGTTCTGGCGAGGCCAAGGGTCGAGGTGGTCTGCCCTGAGCCAAAGCCAGGCGGTGGCAGTCGTGGGCACACGGCGCCCCTCCCGCCATGGCCTCACCATGGCTCGCCAAATCGGGCGGGCCCTCGCCGAAGCCGGCTGGCCGGTGGTAAGTGGGCTGGCGGAGGGGATCGATGCGGCGGCCCACCAGGGCTGCCTGGAAGCCGGAGGCTGCCCTGTCGGGGTGTTGGGCACGCCGCTCAACCGCGTTTATCCCCGCCATCACGGCCAGCTGCAGGCAACCGTGGCCGAGCAGGGGGTGCTGGTGAGTGAGTTACCGGAAGGCACCCCGGGGCGCGCCGGCCACTTCGCCCTGCGCAATCGACTGCAGGTGGGGCTCGCTCAAGCGCTGGTGCTGGTGGAATGCCCCGCCAACAGCGGAGCGCTCCATTCAGCTGAGCTCGCCTGGGAGCTGGGCATGCCGATCTGGGTGGTGCCGGCTGATGCCGGCCGCATCAGCGCCGCAGGCAGCAACCGCTGGCTGCAGCAAGGGGCCACGCCACTCCTCAACCCCAGCGATCTCACCACCAGCCTCGGAGTGGGGCCGCTCAGGCCACCCCGCAGCAGCACTGCTGGACCAGCCGCCGCGCCCCTGCTGCAGCGAGAAGCCGCACTGCTGGCCGCCTTGGGCGCAGGTGCCTCCCTGGATCAATTGTGTGATCGGCTGCGGCTGGCTCCAGGGGTGATCAGTGAACGGCTGCTGCGGCTGGAACTGGCGGGAGTGCTGCGCAGTGAACCGGGGCTGTGGTGGCGGCCGTGCTGA
- the psbM gene encoding photosystem II reaction center protein PsbM translates to METNDLGFVASLMFVLVPTVFLLVLYIQTSSRQG, encoded by the coding sequence ATGGAAACCAACGATCTCGGCTTTGTCGCCAGTCTGATGTTCGTGCTGGTTCCGACCGTGTTCCTGCTGGTTCTGTATATCCAGACCAGCAGCCGCCAGGGTTGA
- a CDS encoding photosystem II reaction center protein T: protein MESFAYILILALGISTLFFAIAFRDPPKIGK from the coding sequence ATGGAAAGCTTCGCTTACATCCTCATCCTGGCGCTCGGGATTTCCACCCTGTTCTTCGCCATCGCCTTCCGCGATCCCCCGAAGATCGGTAAGTGA
- a CDS encoding L-threonylcarbamoyladenylate synthase, which yields MSSLSCSPSDLAHRLQAGEAALFPTDTLPALATKPESAELLWELKQRPRHKPVILMAATGQALLECLGQPIEPAWQHMADRYWPGALTLVLPARGTWLEQLNPGGSTLGLRLPACPAALELLTLSGPLATTSANRSGEPACLDHKEAAERFPQVAQLAPVPWPAPSGQGSTVIEWLPSGQWQLLRAGALLPPELGANA from the coding sequence ATGTCGAGCCTCAGCTGCAGCCCGAGCGATCTGGCCCACAGGCTGCAGGCGGGCGAAGCCGCGCTATTCCCCACCGATACGCTCCCGGCCCTGGCCACCAAGCCCGAATCGGCGGAGCTGCTGTGGGAGCTGAAGCAGCGGCCGCGCCACAAGCCGGTGATCCTGATGGCCGCCACTGGCCAGGCACTGCTGGAGTGCCTGGGGCAACCGATCGAGCCGGCTTGGCAGCACATGGCTGATCGTTACTGGCCCGGCGCCCTCACCCTGGTGTTACCCGCCAGGGGCACCTGGCTCGAGCAACTCAATCCCGGCGGCAGCACGCTCGGCCTGCGGTTGCCGGCCTGCCCAGCGGCCCTGGAATTGCTGACCCTGAGCGGCCCCCTCGCCACCACCAGCGCCAACCGGTCTGGAGAACCGGCCTGCCTGGATCACAAGGAAGCCGCTGAACGCTTTCCCCAGGTGGCCCAGCTGGCCCCCGTGCCCTGGCCCGCTCCATCGGGCCAGGGCAGCACCGTGATCGAGTGGCTCCCGTCGGGTCAGTGGCAGCTTCTGCGCGCCGGTGCTCTACTGCCGCCAGAACTCGGCGCCAACGCCTGA